Genomic DNA from Leptospiraceae bacterium:
ATGATACACCCCAGTCCCAGGGTGATATAAATACCGGAAAACCAGGTGAAAAGTTCAGGCCTGTAGAAACTGAGTCCGGATGCAAGAAGCAGAATGTAAGGGAAAAGAGACGTTAGCCGATGGCTGAAATTATCCAGATTCAGCCTCGTACTTCTATATTTAAAACTTTGCTTTTGGCCGGGAAAATTTTTTCGAGAGCTTTCATTTTATCTAAGTAAATTCCAGCCTGTTTAGAGTTTCCTAACTTTTTATAAAAATCATTTAGTTTACGATAGGTTGGAATGAGGCTTCGGGTAGTTTCTCCGAAGAGGTTTTTACGCAGGCGTAAAGAACGCAGGGTTAATTCAATGGCCATATTGGTTCTATCATTGTTGTTATAATGGACGGCGAGGTTTTCAAGACTGTTGGTAACTGTGGGGTGGTATTCTCCGAGGTGATGAAGTTTAAGGTCAAGTGCCTTCTTATGAAGTGTTTCCGATTTTATGAAATGTCCTGTCATTTCATAAATGTTGGCTATATTATTATAAATCTTGGCTATTTCGGGATGACTTTCCGGGAAAAAGTTTTTACGTATCTGGTAAGCTTTTTGATAAACTTTTTTTGCTTCTGCATATTTATCCTGACTGTAGTAGCAGTTTCCCATTCCATTATATATTACCGCTATGTCCGGATGATTTTCTCCTAAAAATTCTTTTTTTAGTCGCAGGGAACGTTTGAACAGGGATTCAGACTTTTTATATTTTCCTAATTCATAGTAGAGTCTTGCCAGACTGTTGTAGGTTGTTGCGAGGGGGATGGCAGAGAAATTTCCAATTCTTTCTTTGATCCCAAGTGCTTTTTTGTGATAGTTGTAGGACTTTTTATATTCACCCAGATCCTGATAGACAAGGCCGATGTTGTTATAGATATTCGCAACTGCCATGCTCATCTTCCCTTTTGCTTTACTTTTTATCTTGAGGGCTGAAAAATAATAATTCAATGCTTTTTCGTATCTTCCGAGG
This window encodes:
- a CDS encoding tetratricopeptide repeat protein, coding for MYKFIFKIYIIAFLFIITLPLYSYRENLDRIALQQEYKHSYSLSQIQLERFHLKDALLNAQKALKLAKQYFGSSGFDLIDPYTLMGLVHYELGNYQKALNFYFKAEKLMLYNLDNDHIYYAVTYNNIGLAYEKLANYNRAEHYLQKSLEIKIKHLGRLHNSVGTAYNSLGLLEYSLGRYEKALNYYFSALKIKSKAKGKMSMAVANIYNNIGLVYQDLGEYKKSYNYHKKALGIKERIGNFSAIPLATTYNSLARLYYELGKYKKSESLFKRSLRLKKEFLGENHPDIAVIYNGMGNCYYSQDKYAEAKKVYQKAYQIRKNFFPESHPEIAKIYNNIANIYEMTGHFIKSETLHKKALDLKLHHLGEYHPTVTNSLENLAVHYNNNDRTNMAIELTLRSLRLRKNLFGETTRSLIPTYRKLNDFYKKLGNSKQAGIYLDKMKALEKIFPAKSKVLNIEVRG